A region of the Apium graveolens cultivar Ventura chromosome 6, ASM990537v1, whole genome shotgun sequence genome:
CCTGATAACAGAACAATACACAAAAACTGCAAGTATAGCCTTTTAAGACAAATCCAGTGCTAGAAATTTGGAAAAGAACCCCAACATtgtgaaaaaatatatatatacaagagTACAATCCCCAGGTACCCTCTCCACATGCAAAAATGGTACCAACCATGAAATACAACCAAGCATCCAGAGGTTAAAATTTGGCTTATGAGAACCAATAATCAAATAGAATATAAAATATCCTCTGCAAGCATTCATTCTGCTATGTAGCCCGATAAGAGGGTGAAAACCAACCCCATAAAGTAACTAACGAGGTCTACCACGCCTTATCAGACGCCTCAAAAAATCCACATATGGATTTTGCTGCCAAATTAGAAATGGTAAACAACAGCACGAGCTAATAAAACAATAAAATTTAAGTATCTTGTAAGACTTCAGGCCACCTGGGCCAGCAAACAACTATACTTGCCAAAATCACATCTCATTTAGATTGAATGCAGCTCAATGGAACATTCCCCACTAGCAAAGCGTcctaaaatataatttttttcatgAAGCTTCATCTAGTAGTCCTACATTTCTACTCACCAACGCCACACATCTGATTACAAATTCGGTAACTATTTTGGGGTGCCTTCCATTACTCTTTGAATAAAGGTTTGATAGTCCAAATCTTCAACCAGTTAAGATAATTTTAAAATCTTCAAGCACCAAGATTTGATAACATGGGTTTTGTTCAGATCCTTCATTGAGGTAGGCTGAGAAGATGATAAAACAATATCAATGGCACGAACATAATGCTTCAGATTCCCATTGCTAAAGTTGAACAGTAAAAGAGCTAAGATGTAGGCAAGCAAATCATCGAGTAGCAATTACTTTACTCAATAAACACATTGACAACAGGATATTAATGCCTTCTAGAATAAATCAGCACAACATTACAGTAGACTACATTTCAACTTTGGTTTGCAGAATGTAGATTCTCGTTCGAGGTGAACAAAATATAGCAAGAAGACCAAGGTAGAAACTAACTAAAGCACTTATGCAGAACACCCAAACCGAGATTGGCCCGTCTTCCATTTCTTCTTTCATGACCTTTTCTGGCACCACCGGCTGGCTTTTTGCTTCACAATCATCAACAGAGGACTCTAGGCACAAGTTTGGATTCCCAGCCAAAGCTCCTGGAAATCTTGAATATCCTCTTTTTTTGGAAACAACACCAGACAAGGAGTTATATGATAAATTCAGAATTGTCAAATTTCCAAGGGTAGATACATTATCTGGAATTTGACCCAGCAAAGAATTATGTGACAGATCCAGAGCTTTCAAGCTCCGAATGTTAGCCAAATTTTGCGGAATCTGACCTTCGAGACTATTATAAGATAAATTTAAGTACTCTAGACCATGCAACCCAAAGAGGCCCGAAGGAATTTCACCGTGAAGCTGATTATCAGATATGTCAATGCCAACCAAAGAAGAGAGACTGTACTTGACAGTCAACACATTTCTATCCGCAACCAGCGATGAAAGCTTAATGCCTAGATCTCGGGATGCAACCAATGGTGCACCTTGACTCCTTAACACTGCATCCCCGTTGTTAAAATTCAAACTAAAGTTAAAATTGCCATTTGGCAGATGACCAGAAAATTCATTGCTGGATAGGTCCATCGTCTGTATTGCTTCAAACATGAAAAGCCAACTAGGAAGCGCTCCACTGAACTTATTTCGAGCAAGAGAAATAAATCTAAGGTTTGACCATTTAGTTATTGCATCACGTAGAGACCCTGAAAGATTGTTGGAGCTGAAGTCTACAACCTCCAGTGACTTGCAGCCTGCCAAGGTCAAAGGTATCTCCCCAGAAATCATGTTGTTGCTTATATCAAGTATCTTTAGACTATCCAAAGCATCAAGCTCAGGTTGAATTTCTCCGGAAAGGTTGTTGTTGTTTAGTACTAATGCCAACAGTTGAAAGCAACCAACTATGTTCAACGGAATAGAACCTGACAACAAGTTGTGTGACAGATCAATCACTTGCAGATAGGTCAAATTCCCAATCCTTGCTGGGATCTCACCTGAAAGAAGATTATGGGAAAGTGACAGTGCTTGCAAGCATTTCAATTCTGTGATTGCTAATGGAATATCTCCAGTGAATCGGTTGTGTGACAGGTCAAGAAGCATAAGCCCGGACTTCTCAGTAGCCTTGACTATCTTACTAGGAAGTGAACCCGATAACTCGTTGAAGCTCAAGTCCAAGACAACTAGTTTGTCGGAAAACACAAATCCAGGAGAAATATCGTATTTCAACAAGTTGAATGACAAATTAAGTTGTGTCAATGCCCGAAGAAAAGAAATACAAGTGGGTATTCCTCCCACAATAGAATTGTTTGCTACCTTGAGTACCGAAAGCGAATTTGCAGACGATGCAAGGCATTGCAAAGTACCCGAAAATAAATTAGAATCAAGATTGAGATACTCCAACGACTGATAAAAATCAGAAAGATCACCGGACAAAAAATTATTTGAAAGATCTAAATACTTGAGTGAGTCCAAATACAACAAGCTTTCAGGTATTTCTCCAACAAACATATTAAACCCCAAGTCTATCTTCTCAAGATTCATTGAAAAATTCCCAATCCAAAACGGAACCACCCCATCAAAATAATTGTGGCTAAAATCAAGCTCCCGCAATATACTAAGCTCAAACAATGTATTCGGAACAACACCCGTAAAAAAATTAAAACCAACATCCAACACCCTCAAGTTCCTAAAACCACCAAAACACGACGGAATCGAGCCACTAAAGTTATTCCTCGACAAAACCAACACTTCAAGAACTGACAACTGACACAACCCAGAACCAAGCTGGCCTAACAAGTTCATCCCTGTCAAATTAACCGAAACAACCCGACCCGAACCCGACCCATTTGAGCAAACTACACCACTAAAATTACTACATCTAAATCCAACACCCCAAGTAGACAATCTTTGAGTTGGGTCTTGAATTTGGGACTTAAACAACATAAGTGAGTTGATGTCTTGTAAGTCACCATCATTATTAGTACTATGATTATTATACAGACAAGCAACATATATACAATCTTGGTTCAAGAAACTGAAAACTAATAACAGGGTAATAATTATTTGTTCCATGGATTTAAAcaagaaaaattaaaattagtttaAAAGAATTAATTGAAGTTAGTGAAGTGGTAATAATTAGGGAATGTAATAAACAAAAGTACCTGAGTGAAGTGAAGAGTGTTAGTGTAGGAAGAGTGGAGACATTATGTGTTTCAGTTGAGAATGTTTGTAATAACAACGCAATTAATAGAGTATACTTGTAGACTTGAACTAGTCTTCTAGAAAGTGTATATAAAACTAGTCTTCTAGAAAGTGTATACTATAAAAACTGGCATAAATCCCtcccattaatattttaagtttttatttatccagttatattatatttttaaaatatttatataaatatatatataatgattataaatttataataaaaataatggAATAACACGTGATCGcaatttagtagaataaatagactatttctagtagtttaacaatttagtagtttagcagatatataacactattatttatattttttaataataggataagttgtattcgtagtttagtagaataagtatactatatttagtagtagttcAATAATTTAGTAGTTcattagatatataacactatttatctatttttgtaataattaaaattagggaattatcgttaaaccaaaccgttgaaccaaattatttATATTCCGGCTATTATAGTACAGTAAGTATAGTATAGATTATCTTTTTCAAAATTGATTTTGATTTAAGTTCCGGTGTTTCAGGGCATCTTCAACAGTTTCTTAGTTTATTTCTcaaatttaatataaaaatttaaatattagtAATTTAAGACATCAACAACTATTATTATCTCCAACAATATTCCCTATATTCATTTCTTATATAATATTTTATCATTAAAAAGTGTGATAATTGTAAAAAGTgaagaaagagaaagaaaaaagaaaaaaatgtttctttcaaatatatattataaaataaaggTTAGAAGAAGAGGGAGGTTAGTTAAAAATAAGGAATTGGAAGAAAATCCTAGTGTATGATATAAGGAATCAGGGGATACTGTTAGAGTAGTTTTTTTCTCATATTTCTtgtattttttatattataacttAATACTCCAAATAGATAAACTCTTGGAATTGATCTTAGATTCTTGTATTATGTATTTGATGTGATTTGTATAAAATTATTAGGTTTGTTGAtgaattttattatttataaaattaaatatgcacgatagtatatgtgtatatgtgtcATATAATATATGTGTCGTACCTCGGTAGCCGAAACCCCGTATCAATTAATTTGTCGAATTCTTGTATGGCCGCAATACGTACCGGTACAGGTGTTTGTCCTTCATAATTGATATATAAGAGCAACTTGTGTTTGTCCTTCATAATTCATATACAAGAGCAACCTTAATAGTTGATGACAGGTGATACTAAAGCAATGTGATATCGCAAAACGTGACTTGACATTGTTGTTAGCACTTCATTGAAATTGTTGGATATTTTGTTAAGTCTATAAAGTTGTAATTTAAAGATGTCTATTATTGAAGTGTTTTGTTAAAAAAGAGTATGAAATTAATTTGAAAGAcaaaaaagtttaaaaataatatttttgactATGCGGCAGAGATGGCGGATAAGTTCATATATATCTCACATTTGGTTGGTTATACCAGAATCTTTACTTGTATGTTGTCCCAAGTCCAAAATTTATAAAACTGTATTTTTGGTACAACAAACTGAGAAGAAACAATTTTGTTTTTTACAGA
Encoded here:
- the LOC141668535 gene encoding uncharacterized protein LOC141668535, giving the protein MEQIIITLLLVFSFLNQDCIYVACLYNNHSTNNDGDLQDINSLMLFKSQIQDPTQRLSTWGVGFRCSNFSGVVCSNGSGSGRVVSVNLTGMNLLGQLGSGLCQLSVLEVLVLSRNNFSGSIPSCFGGFRNLRVLDVGFNFFTGVVPNTLFELSILRELDFSHNYFDGVVPFWIGNFSMNLEKIDLGFNMFVGEIPESLLYLDSLKYLDLSNNFLSGDLSDFYQSLEYLNLDSNLFSGTLQCLASSANSLSVLKVANNSIVGGIPTCISFLRALTQLNLSFNLLKYDISPGFVFSDKLVVLDLSFNELSGSLPSKIVKATEKSGLMLLDLSHNRFTGDIPLAITELKCLQALSLSHNLLSGEIPARIGNLTYLQVIDLSHNLLSGSIPLNIVGCFQLLALVLNNNNLSGEIQPELDALDSLKILDISNNMISGEIPLTLAGCKSLEVVDFSSNNLSGSLRDAITKWSNLRFISLARNKFSGALPSWLFMFEAIQTMDLSSNEFSGHLPNGNFNFSLNFNNGDAVLRSQGAPLVASRDLGIKLSSLVADRNVLTVKYSLSSLVGIDISDNQLHGEIPSGLFGLHGLEYLNLSYNSLEGQIPQNLANIRSLKALDLSHNSLLGQIPDNVSTLGNLTILNLSYNSLSGVVSKKRGYSRFPGALAGNPNLCLESSVDDCEAKSQPVVPEKVMKEEMEDGPISVWVFCISALVSFYLGLLAIFCSPRTRIYILQTKVEM